The proteins below come from a single Miscanthus floridulus cultivar M001 chromosome 1, ASM1932011v1, whole genome shotgun sequence genomic window:
- the LOC136501616 gene encoding aspartic proteinase PCS1-like produces the protein MEPILLLCLSLLAHGAEAACRDARFVGTVLPLRAQQLVVAPTRSPAANRLRFRHDVRLTVPVAVGAPPQNVTMVLDTGSELSWLLCNGSRVPSASAPPRAPAAFNGSASSTYAAAHCSSPECQWRGRDLPVPPFCAGPPSNSCRVSLSYADASSADGVLAADTFLLGGAPPVRALFGCITSYSSSATANGNAAATNSSEAAMGLLGMNRGSLSFVTQTGTLRFAYCIAPGDGPGLLVLGGDGAALSAPQLNYTPLIEISQPLPYFDRVAYSVQLEGIRVGAALLPIPKSVLAPDHTGAGQTMVDSGTQFTFLLADAYAPLKGEFLNQTTALLAPLGEPDFVFQGAFDACFRASEARVAAASQLLPEVGLVLRGAEVAVGGEKLLYRVPGERRGEGGTEAVWCLTFGNSDMAGMSAYVIGHHHQQNVWVEYDLQNNRVGFAAARCDLATQRLGARA, from the coding sequence ATGGAGCCGATCCTTCTCCTCTGCCTCTCTCTCCTTGCCCACGGGGCGGAGGCGGCGTGCAGAGATGCCAGGTTCGTGGGGACAGTTCTCCCGCTGAGGGCGCAGCAGCTGGTGGTGGCGCCTACACGGTCACCGGCGGCGAACAGGCTCCGGTTCCGCCACGACGTCAGGCTGACCGTGCCGGTGGCCGTGGGCGCGCCGCCGCAGAACGTCACGATGGTGCTCGACACCGGCAGCGAGCTCTCCTGGCTGCTCTGCAACGGGAGCCGCGTGCCGTCCGCGTCCGCACCGCCACGGGCCCCGGCAGCGTTCAACGGGTCGGCGTCGTCAACGTACGCCGCTGCCCATTGCTCGTCGCCCGAGTGCCAGTGGCGCGGGCGAGACCTCCCCGTCCCGCCGTTCTGCGCCGGGCCGCCGTCCAACTCCTGCCGCGTGTCCCTCTCCTACGCCGACGCCTCGTCTGCCGACGGCGTCCTGGCTGCCGACACGTTCCTCCTCGGCGGTGCGCCGCCAGTTCGCGCGCTCTTCGGCTGCATCACCTCCTACTCGTCTTCCGCCACTGCCAACGGCAACGCCGCCGCCACCAACTCCTCGGAGGCGGCGATGGGCCTCCTCGGCATGAACCGGGGCAGCCTGTCCTTCGTGACGCAGACTGGCACCCTACGCTTCGCCTACTGCATTGCCCCAGGGGACGGGCCCGGTCTCCTCGTCCTCGGCGGCGACGGCGCCGCCCTGTCGGCGCCGCAGCTAAACTACACGCCGCTGATAGAGATCTCGCAGCCGCTGCCGTACTTCGACCGGGTGGCCTACTCCGTGCAGCTGGAGGGCATCCGCGTGGGCGCCGCGCTGCTCCCCATCCCCAAGTCCGTGCTCGCGCCGGATCACACGGGCGCGGGCCAGACTATGGTGGACTCGGGCACGCAGTTCACGTTCCTCCTCGCCGACGCCTACGCGCCGCTCAAGGGCGAGTTCCTGAACCAGACGACCGCGCTCCTGGCCCCGCTCGGCGAGCCCGACTTCGTGTTCCAGGGCGCGTTCGACGCGTGCTTCCGCGCGTCGGAGGCGCGGGTGGCCGCGGCGAGCCAGCTGCTCCCGGAGGTGGGCCTCGTCCTCCGCGGCGCGGAGGTGGCGGTCGGCGGGGAGAAGCTCCTGTACAGGGTGCCCGGCGAGCGTCGCGGTGAAGGCGGCACCGAGGCGGTGTGGTGCCTGACGTTCGGGAACTCGGACATGGCGGGCATGTCGGCGTACGTGATCGGACACCATCACCAGCAGAACGTCTGGGTGGAGTACGACCTCCAGAATAACCGCGTTGGCTTTGCGGCCGCGCGCTGCGACCTCGCCACCCAGCGCCTCGGCGCCCGAGCATAG